One segment of Anastrepha obliqua isolate idAnaObli1 chromosome 3, idAnaObli1_1.0, whole genome shotgun sequence DNA contains the following:
- the LOC129243098 gene encoding death-associated inhibitor of apoptosis 1, with translation MSETITEKPSTYQAKNSNHCLRSYFYPAFLYANSYDVTDNKTNEMFLHQWKPEQFTMDEKYQREDERLKTFDNWPLEWLNKRELAQTGLFYTGDDDKVKCYFCEVEIGRWEREDQPVNEHLRFSPNCPLLRRRTTNNVALNSDTLNRVLPPVSYDVCGNEGLESELEASESAAVGRPEDGLTTATSGITYQYDSIASGDATTHNNSGVNDRPALNEVILFRPEYPEYTIEAARLRSFAEWPRNMKQRPAQLADAGFFYTGIGDRVKCFSCGCGLKDWDNDDEPWEQHALWFPKCRYLNLLKDPSYIDSVAAKFKVNNGKSADKGLKSSGQQCSTSDTTVAQPVMATISTPKCTTSAEKDDMKLKEANIPDEKLCKICYADEYNTAFLPCGHVVACAKCASSVSKCPVCRKPFTNVMRVFFP, from the coding sequence ATGTCTGAAACCATAACCGAGAAACCTTCCACCTACCAAGCTAAGAATTCGAACCACTGTCTGAGGTCGTATTTTTATCCAGCATTTTTGTACGCAAACAGCTACGACGTAACGGAcaacaaaacaaatgaaatgttCCTCCACCAATGGAAGCCGGAACAATTTACTATGGACGAAAAATATCAACGCGAAGATGAACGTTTGAAGACATTCGACAATTGGCCACTGGAGTGGCTGAACAAGAGGGAATTGGCGCAAACTGGTCTATTCTATACTGGCGACGATGACAAAGTGAAATGTTATTTCTGCGAAGTTGAGATCGGTCGTTGGGAACGTGAGGATCAGCCTGTCAATGAGCATTTACGTTTCTCACCCAATTGCCCATTACTGAGGCGGCGAACCACCAACAATGTGGCTCTTAACAGTGATACACTGAATCGCGTCCTACCGCCCGTCAGTTATGATGTTTGCGGCAATGAGGGGCTCGAATCGGAATTGGAGGCAAGTGAATCTGCAGCCGTTGGCCGTCCTGAAGATGGTCTGACGACAGCAACATCTGGCATAACTTATCAATATGATAGCATAGCGAGTGGTGATGCGACGACGCATAACAACTCCGGCGTCAACGACAGGCCAGCCCTAAACGAGGTGATATTGTTTCGACCAGAGTACCCTGAGTATACCATCGAAGCTGCACGTTTACGTTCGTTTGCCGAATGGCCACGCAACATGAAACAACGGCCTGCACAATTGGCAGACGCTGGCTTCTTCTACACTGGTATTGGTGATCGTGTGAAATGTTTTAGCTGTGGTTGCGGCCTCAAGGATTGGGACAATGACGATGAACCATGGGAACAACATGCGCTCTGGTTCCCTAAATGTCGTTACTTGAATCTGCTCAAAGACCCAAGCTATATTGACAGCGTCGCTGCCAAATTCAAGGTGAATAATGGTAAAAGTGCGGATAAAGGGCTGAAGTCGTCGGGTCAGCAATGCTCAACATCAGACACCACGGTCGCACAGCCTGTGATGGCTACAATATCGACACCGAAATGTACGACATCGGCAGAGAAGGATGATATGAAACTCAAAGAGGCAAACATCCCCGATGAGAAGCTCTGCAAGATATGCTATGCTGATGAATACAACACAGCGTTTTTACCCTGCGGCCATGTGGTGGCCTGCGCCAAGTGCGCGTCCTCGGTCTCGAAGTGCCCGGTCTGTCGGAAACCTTTTACAAATGTGATGCGCGTGTTTTTTCCTTAA